The following proteins are co-located in the Marispirochaeta aestuarii genome:
- a CDS encoding tetratricopeptide repeat protein, giving the protein MKKTLLLPLFSILLVFSGTCEDFIVSYLNGDAFLLTRGDEEYLDIGDPVSDKARILIEEGGILELRRDSRSFTLAGPGTFELASVLARAGKRESAPLANLLSSRIDRMLSNSEIEKPSSVMGVRGAAAEEMEMDWIGSESDPYISRGRDQLREGDYSAAQKTFSQGLEIAQDYGESDSEAELAFLLSWTLSVEGSTGPALHSLSLLQVDPYTPWYPEYRLLHARLLLDSGASEQAAEILRQNRGIQPLQKEDELILGIALFEGGGKNRKEALEILNGLAAENGAVADIARAYLQK; this is encoded by the coding sequence ATGAAAAAAACCCTTCTACTCCCGCTCTTTTCAATCCTGCTTGTATTCTCCGGTACCTGTGAAGACTTCATAGTAAGTTACCTGAACGGGGATGCATTTCTCCTGACCCGGGGTGACGAGGAGTACCTGGATATAGGAGACCCGGTATCGGACAAAGCCCGGATCCTTATAGAAGAAGGGGGCATCCTCGAGCTTCGGAGGGATTCCCGGAGCTTTACCCTCGCAGGCCCCGGAACCTTTGAACTGGCCTCCGTGCTTGCCCGGGCGGGAAAACGGGAATCAGCCCCCCTGGCGAACCTTCTCAGCAGCCGCATCGACCGCATGCTTTCAAACAGCGAGATAGAAAAACCCTCCAGCGTCATGGGTGTCCGGGGGGCCGCAGCGGAGGAGATGGAGATGGACTGGATCGGTTCCGAAAGCGATCCGTACATATCCCGGGGCCGGGATCAGCTGAGAGAGGGGGATTATTCCGCTGCGCAAAAAACCTTTTCCCAGGGTCTTGAAATTGCCCAGGATTATGGAGAGTCCGATTCAGAAGCCGAACTGGCCTTTCTTCTCTCCTGGACCCTTTCCGTCGAAGGAAGCACAGGACCTGCCCTTCACTCCCTGAGCCTGCTGCAGGTCGACCCCTACACCCCCTGGTACCCTGAATACCGTCTGCTTCATGCCCGGCTTCTTCTGGATTCCGGGGCTTCAGAACAGGCGGCTGAAATACTGAGACAGAACCGCGGGATACAGCCCCTGCAGAAAGAGGACGAGCTGATTCTGGGAATCGCCCTCTTCGAAGGCGGCGGAAAAAACCGGAAGGAAGCCCTTGAAATACTGAACGGGCTCGCCGCGGAGAACGGAGCTGTGGCGGATATAGCCCGCGCCTATTTACAGAAATAA